A single region of the Cumulibacter manganitolerans genome encodes:
- a CDS encoding ArsR/SmtB family transcription factor — translation MVIRQQDLSLSDAAVDRIFRALADATRRDIVRRTLAGEATVSQLAATYDMSFAAVQKHVAVLEGAGLVSKRPHGRERLVRGNPDAIRRAQTLLDAYEQIWRSRIARLDDLIAETDPT, via the coding sequence ATGGTTATACGTCAGCAGGACCTCAGCCTCAGTGACGCCGCGGTGGACCGGATCTTCCGCGCCCTCGCCGACGCCACCCGTCGCGACATCGTGCGCCGCACCCTCGCCGGTGAGGCCACCGTCTCGCAGCTCGCGGCGACGTACGACATGTCGTTCGCCGCGGTCCAGAAGCACGTCGCAGTACTGGAAGGAGCGGGGCTTGTGAGCAAGCGCCCGCACGGCCGCGAGCGGCTCGTTCGCGGCAATCCCGACGCGATCCGCCGGGCACAGACCCTGCTCGACGCCTACGAGCAGATCTGGCGCTCGCGGATCGCGCGGCTCGACGACCTCATCGCCGAGACCGACCCCACCTAG
- a CDS encoding acyl-CoA dehydrogenase family protein has product MGQQRDELDEYAATIAEYCRERLPRKTTARPGVIRDPEAARSGWHAMCADLGIGTLLVAEELGGAGATLVEATRVAQALGAELAPVPHLSCGVLAATLLGSLAAGSPDGPAASLLRRLVDGAVVTVAWATSDPGTPAPEPLLAFDSGVVSGAFRYAVDADLADVVVLIGEDGRQIAAVEREHLQITARPAFDLARGFADVTADRAPATVLAHGDPARAAFDEMLVAGRLAVAAESAGGARAALDTAVAYAQQRVQFGREIGSFQAIKHLLADAFVDAESALSVARLATDAYVAGEPDAEELVAVAAFYCADRYADVAATGIQVHGGIGFTVETAPHLYRRRAEANRHILGEPAQLRAAYVDVLSSKEVVA; this is encoded by the coding sequence ATGGGTCAACAGCGCGACGAGCTCGACGAGTATGCCGCGACGATCGCCGAGTACTGCCGCGAACGCCTTCCGCGCAAGACCACCGCGCGACCGGGCGTGATCCGTGACCCGGAGGCCGCCCGCTCGGGCTGGCACGCGATGTGCGCGGACCTCGGGATCGGCACGCTGCTCGTCGCCGAGGAGCTCGGCGGAGCGGGCGCCACCCTCGTCGAGGCGACCCGGGTGGCGCAGGCGCTGGGCGCCGAGCTGGCCCCCGTGCCGCACCTGTCGTGCGGCGTCCTGGCCGCCACGCTGCTCGGCTCCCTCGCCGCCGGAAGCCCCGACGGTCCCGCCGCGTCCCTGCTGCGCCGCCTCGTGGACGGCGCCGTCGTGACCGTGGCCTGGGCGACGAGCGACCCCGGCACGCCGGCTCCCGAGCCGCTGCTGGCCTTCGACTCCGGGGTCGTCTCCGGCGCCTTCCGGTACGCCGTCGACGCCGACCTCGCCGACGTCGTGGTCCTGATCGGCGAGGACGGGCGCCAGATCGCCGCTGTGGAGCGCGAGCACCTGCAGATCACCGCGCGCCCGGCGTTCGACCTCGCTCGCGGGTTCGCCGACGTGACGGCCGATCGCGCACCCGCGACGGTCCTCGCGCACGGCGACCCCGCCCGCGCCGCGTTCGACGAGATGCTGGTCGCCGGACGCCTGGCGGTCGCGGCCGAGAGCGCCGGCGGCGCGCGCGCCGCGCTCGACACGGCCGTCGCCTACGCGCAGCAGCGCGTGCAGTTCGGCCGCGAGATCGGCAGCTTCCAGGCGATCAAGCACCTGCTCGCCGACGCGTTCGTGGACGCCGAGTCGGCGCTGTCGGTCGCGCGGCTCGCGACCGACGCCTACGTCGCCGGGGAGCCCGACGCCGAGGAGCTCGTCGCGGTCGCCGCGTTCTACTGTGCCGACCGGTACGCCGACGTGGCGGCCACCGGCATCCAGGTTCACGGCGGGATCGGGTTCACCGTCGAGACCGCCCCGCACCTGTACCGGCGCCGCGCGGAGGCCAATCGCCACATCCTCGGGGAACCGGCGCAGCTGCGCGCGGCGTACGTCGATGTGCTGAGCAGCAAGGAGGTCGTCGCATGA
- a CDS encoding SRPBCC family protein: MPITSVTKDPKALTMTVVAEFPAPLHRLWDAYADPRQLERFWGPPEWPAIFYRHDMAPGGRSHYVMTGPGGESAGGYWEFLSVDPQRSFEVLDGFAQADGSPNHDLPTTRMACQFEETDQGSRVVITSYFNSVEELEQLLGMGMEEGMTAAMGQMDAVIADLRSFAAGQATTTQILSDTRVRVSRLIRGSLEQVWRAHHEPDLLKRWLLGPDGWTMPVCEVARNVGDRYRYEWEQDGGGERFGFTGELLESLPPQHEVTSEQMIGTDGPSTTNELTLTPLTDGTLLSVVITYPSADVRDMILATGMTDGMETSYARLEREVLAAV; the protein is encoded by the coding sequence ATGCCCATCACCTCCGTCACCAAGGACCCGAAGGCGCTGACCATGACGGTCGTCGCCGAGTTCCCCGCGCCGCTGCACCGGCTGTGGGACGCGTACGCCGACCCACGCCAGCTGGAGAGGTTCTGGGGGCCGCCGGAGTGGCCCGCGATCTTCTATCGGCACGACATGGCGCCCGGTGGCCGCTCGCACTACGTGATGACCGGGCCGGGCGGCGAGTCGGCGGGCGGCTACTGGGAGTTCCTGTCGGTCGACCCGCAGCGCAGCTTCGAGGTGCTCGACGGGTTCGCCCAGGCGGACGGCTCCCCCAACCACGACCTGCCGACGACGCGCATGGCGTGCCAGTTCGAGGAGACCGACCAGGGGTCGCGGGTGGTCATCACGTCGTACTTCAACTCGGTGGAGGAGCTCGAGCAGCTGCTCGGCATGGGCATGGAGGAAGGGATGACCGCGGCGATGGGCCAGATGGACGCGGTCATCGCCGACCTGCGGTCGTTCGCGGCCGGTCAGGCGACGACGACCCAGATCCTCAGCGACACCCGCGTGCGCGTCAGCCGGCTCATCCGCGGCAGCCTCGAGCAGGTGTGGCGCGCCCACCACGAGCCCGACCTGCTGAAGCGCTGGCTGCTCGGCCCCGACGGCTGGACGATGCCGGTGTGCGAGGTCGCGCGGAACGTCGGCGACCGCTACCGCTACGAGTGGGAGCAGGACGGTGGTGGCGAGCGCTTCGGCTTCACCGGCGAGCTGCTCGAGTCGCTGCCGCCGCAGCACGAGGTCACCTCGGAGCAGATGATCGGCACCGACGGCCCGAGCACCACCAACGAGCTGACGCTGACGCCGCTCACCGACGGCACGTTGCTGTCGGTGGTGATCACCTACCCGAGCGCGGACGTACGGGACATGATCCTCGCGACCGGGATGACCGACGGCATGGAGACCAGCTACGCGCGCCTGGAGCGGGAGGTCCTCGCCGCCGTCTGA
- a CDS encoding amidase, giving the protein MSVRLPSAPARMLAPHAAAPLPLPQVLSLIDEREPVINAFVHVDPEAVAGPGAGPGRLAGRIVAVKDNIAVAGAPWAAGSASRLDHPASRDAEAVRRLRHDGATVIGTTNLDEFAMGASTDSSYCGTTRNPWDVSRTAGGSSGGSAAAVAAYGVLAVGTDTGGSIREPASQCGVVGVKPSSRAIPLDGVVPFASSCDAVGPLGPDVAGTAVLDDVLRGTDHLWHAARRGARSARLPGLRVGVVLQQSDGRNTAEVRRCFERALALLASSGADLGEVSFPSISQSLAVYMDVTSAEAVRVLSAHEHRGGGLGAEAARRLEHGRSIRGTRRLRRAQQDRATIRRQLLAAADRYDVLVSPTMPVVAPRLGASGVDDPLGVPRTDWWTVEANLADLGALSVPAGLGVDTGLPVGLQVMAAPGRDERLYRVAGWLEARGVGDPC; this is encoded by the coding sequence ATGAGCGTCCGGCTCCCCAGCGCGCCGGCCCGGATGCTCGCCCCGCACGCGGCCGCGCCGCTCCCGCTCCCGCAGGTGCTGTCGCTGATCGACGAGCGCGAGCCGGTGATCAATGCCTTCGTGCACGTCGACCCCGAGGCCGTCGCCGGCCCCGGTGCGGGCCCCGGCCGGCTCGCCGGGCGCATCGTCGCGGTCAAGGACAACATCGCCGTGGCGGGCGCGCCGTGGGCGGCCGGCAGCGCCAGCCGCCTCGATCACCCGGCCTCGCGGGACGCCGAGGCCGTGCGCCGCCTGCGTCACGACGGCGCGACGGTGATCGGCACGACGAACCTCGACGAGTTCGCGATGGGCGCCTCGACCGACTCGTCGTACTGCGGCACCACCCGCAACCCGTGGGACGTCTCGCGGACCGCCGGCGGGTCGTCCGGCGGCAGCGCGGCCGCCGTCGCGGCGTACGGCGTGCTCGCCGTCGGCACGGACACCGGGGGCTCCATCCGCGAACCGGCGTCCCAGTGCGGTGTCGTCGGCGTCAAGCCCAGCAGCCGGGCGATCCCGCTGGACGGCGTGGTGCCGTTCGCGAGCAGCTGCGACGCCGTCGGTCCGCTCGGCCCGGACGTCGCCGGCACCGCCGTCCTGGACGACGTGCTGCGCGGCACGGACCACCTCTGGCACGCGGCGCGGCGCGGTGCCCGGAGCGCCCGGCTGCCCGGGCTGCGGGTCGGCGTCGTCCTGCAGCAGAGCGACGGTCGCAACACCGCCGAGGTGCGGCGCTGCTTCGAGCGGGCACTCGCGTTGCTGGCCTCCTCGGGTGCCGACCTGGGCGAGGTGTCCTTCCCCAGCATCAGCCAGTCGCTGGCCGTCTACATGGATGTCACCTCGGCCGAGGCCGTGCGGGTGCTCTCCGCGCACGAGCATCGTGGGGGAGGGCTCGGTGCCGAGGCCGCGCGGCGGCTCGAGCACGGCCGCTCGATCCGCGGGACCCGCCGGCTGCGGCGCGCGCAGCAGGACCGCGCGACGATCCGTCGGCAGCTGCTGGCCGCCGCGGACCGCTACGACGTGCTGGTGAGCCCCACGATGCCCGTCGTGGCGCCCCGGCTGGGCGCCAGCGGGGTCGACGACCCGCTGGGCGTGCCGCGGACCGACTGGTGGACCGTCGAGGCGAACCTCGCCGACCTCGGCGCGTTGTCGGTGCCCGCGGGGCTGGGCGTGGACACCGGGCTGCCGGTCGGCCTGCAGGTGATGGCCGCGCCCGGCCGCGACGAGCGGCTCTACCGGGTGGCCGGCTGGCTCGAGGCGCGCGGCGTCGGCGACCCCTGCTGA
- a CDS encoding asparagine synthase-related protein, translated as MCGIVAIYDPTPGADHAATGERMLTRIRHRGPDGVGSRQVGPTWLGHVRLAIVDLAEGDQPLEGPSGSWIVANGEIYNHEEVRASTDYPFVTDSDSEAALAAALSGEIDALGHLRGMFGFTVADENGAVQVVRDPLGVKPLYWAVRDGAAYFASELGAFDADLRGAVREFPPGFRWTPADGLVRFRELHVDGPEITDRDEAVRLIRETLIDCVRRRMMADVPVGVFLSGGLDSSLVAAVMARVYDGGHGPLHSFAAGTADSSDLAAARRVAEHLGLQHHEIVYTADDVVDVLPDVVRCIESYEPSLVRSAVPNYLLARETARVVKVVLTGEGSDELFAGYAHHRELADLDALRDALVAEISGLHNLNLQRADRTSMAHGLEARVPFLDRDLVNLAARIPTEWKVATRHGQEKALLRDAFAGWLPEDLLWRPKEQFGDGSGTADVMLERAHELAPEDDWQQHRVAGLPAPRSREELAYQRLFAEHLAGVDPTVLGRFATA; from the coding sequence ATGTGCGGAATCGTGGCGATCTACGACCCGACGCCCGGAGCGGACCACGCGGCGACCGGCGAGCGCATGCTGACCCGCATCCGGCACCGGGGACCGGACGGCGTCGGCAGCCGGCAGGTCGGGCCGACCTGGCTCGGTCACGTGCGACTGGCCATCGTCGATCTCGCGGAAGGCGACCAGCCGCTGGAGGGGCCCTCCGGGTCGTGGATCGTGGCCAACGGCGAGATCTACAACCACGAGGAGGTTCGCGCGAGCACCGACTACCCGTTCGTGACCGACTCCGACAGCGAGGCCGCGCTCGCCGCCGCCCTCAGCGGCGAGATCGACGCCCTCGGGCACCTGCGCGGCATGTTCGGGTTCACCGTCGCCGACGAGAACGGCGCGGTGCAGGTCGTCCGCGATCCGCTCGGCGTGAAGCCGCTCTACTGGGCCGTCCGCGACGGGGCCGCGTACTTCGCCTCCGAGCTGGGCGCGTTCGATGCGGACCTGCGCGGGGCGGTCCGGGAGTTCCCGCCCGGTTTCCGGTGGACCCCCGCCGACGGGCTGGTCAGGTTCCGCGAGCTGCACGTGGACGGCCCGGAGATCACCGACCGCGACGAGGCGGTCCGGCTCATCCGCGAGACGCTGATCGACTGCGTCCGCCGCCGCATGATGGCCGACGTGCCGGTCGGCGTGTTCCTGTCCGGCGGCCTGGACTCCAGCCTGGTCGCCGCGGTCATGGCCCGGGTGTACGACGGCGGGCACGGCCCGCTGCACTCGTTCGCCGCCGGCACCGCGGACTCGAGCGACCTCGCCGCCGCGCGCCGCGTCGCCGAGCACCTCGGCCTGCAGCACCACGAGATCGTCTACACCGCCGACGACGTGGTCGACGTGCTGCCCGACGTCGTGCGCTGCATCGAGTCCTACGAGCCGTCGCTGGTACGCAGCGCCGTCCCGAACTACCTGCTCGCCCGCGAGACCGCGCGTGTGGTGAAGGTCGTGCTCACCGGGGAGGGCTCCGACGAGCTGTTCGCCGGGTACGCCCACCACCGCGAGCTCGCCGACCTCGACGCGCTGCGCGACGCCCTCGTCGCGGAGATCTCCGGGCTGCACAACCTCAACCTGCAGCGCGCCGACCGGACCTCGATGGCGCACGGCCTGGAGGCCCGGGTGCCGTTCCTGGACCGCGACCTGGTCAACCTCGCCGCCCGCATCCCGACCGAGTGGAAGGTCGCGACCCGGCACGGCCAGGAGAAGGCGCTGCTGCGCGATGCGTTCGCCGGCTGGCTGCCCGAGGACCTGCTGTGGCGGCCCAAGGAGCAGTTCGGCGACGGCTCGGGCACCGCCGACGTGATGCTCGAGCGCGCACACGAGCTGGCGCCCGAGGACGACTGGCAGCAGCATCGGGTCGCCGGCCTGCCCGCGCCGCGCAGCCGCGAGGAGCTGGCCTACCAGCGGCTGTTCGCCGAGCATCTCGCCGGCGTCGACCCCACTGTGCTGGGGAGGTTCGCGACCGCATGA